A region of Deltaproteobacteria bacterium DNA encodes the following proteins:
- a CDS encoding efflux RND transporter permease subunit — MIDKLIEYSARNTFFTITLVAFLAIWGFWAMKNTPLDAIPDLSDVQVIVFTDWEGRSPDLIEDQITYPIVTTMIAAPQVKFVRGQSMFGTSFVYIIFEDGTDIYWARSRVLEYLNEVTGQLPEGVTPTLGPDATGVGWVYQYALVDETGKHDLAELRTFQDWYLRYWLESVPGVAEVASVGGFVKQYQVQIDPNKLSAYGITVDKIIDAVRESNNDVGGRVVELAATEYFVRGRGYIESVEDIENITVGTNGDGTPVYIRDLANVELGPDIRRGLAELDGKGETVGGIVVMRYGENALQVIEHVKEKLEDIKPSLPEGVEIVTAYDRSDLIERAIRTLKTTLIEEMIIVSLIIVIFLLHFRSAIIPIVTIPIGVLMAFIPMHYMGLNSNIMSLGGIAIAIGAMVDASIVIIENVHKKLEKWQAEGEKGQRFDAVLEGMKGVGRPVFFSLLVITVSFLPVFTLEYQEGRLFKPLAFTKTFSMFFASLLAITITPALIALLIKGRVKPEEKNPISRFLIRLYNPVVTFILRFKKTVLVSSIVVFILTVFPFIKLGSEFMPPLNEGTILYMPTAVPGMSITEAAKILQIQDRMLMKFPEVERVFGKIGRSESPTDPAPLSMVETVVTLKPESEWRAGMTWDKLISEMNQTVKFPGMANIFWMPIQTRTEMLTSGFRSNLGIKIFGPDLKTIEKIGIDIETALSGTPGTRSVFAERITGGYFLDFDIKREMIARYGLTVGDVEDVIETAIGGKNISQTVEGQERYPINVRYDRELRDDMDSIERVLVATPSGAQIPIGLLADINFSSGPPEIRNENGQKVGYVFVDVEGKDYEGYVKEAKKVVSEEINLPPGYYLEWAGQYQYLLRVKERLKYILPVTVFIIFLLLYMNFRSVTETMIVLFSVPFSLVGSIWLLYLLGYNMSVAVWVGIIALAGLAAETGVVMIIYLDEAYERRKEENSMNTVADLNSAITEGAVQRVRPKMMTVVTTILALLPLMWSTGTGADMIKRIAAPMVGGLITSTILTLLIIPVIYAMWKGSVLPKRLNEELD, encoded by the coding sequence ATGATTGATAAGCTCATTGAATATTCGGCAAGAAATACTTTCTTTACAATCACGCTCGTCGCTTTTCTCGCAATATGGGGTTTCTGGGCGATGAAAAATACCCCGCTTGACGCAATACCCGATCTCTCGGACGTACAGGTAATCGTTTTTACGGACTGGGAAGGGAGAAGCCCCGACCTGATAGAAGATCAGATTACCTACCCGATTGTTACAACTATGATAGCTGCGCCGCAGGTTAAGTTCGTAAGGGGACAGTCGATGTTCGGCACCTCCTTCGTTTACATCATATTCGAGGACGGCACCGACATCTACTGGGCGAGGAGCAGGGTGCTCGAGTACCTGAACGAAGTGACGGGACAGCTTCCGGAAGGCGTAACGCCGACACTGGGTCCAGACGCGACGGGCGTGGGATGGGTATATCAGTACGCCCTTGTTGATGAGACGGGAAAACACGACCTCGCGGAGCTCCGCACATTTCAGGACTGGTATCTGAGGTACTGGCTTGAGTCCGTCCCGGGCGTGGCGGAGGTTGCGAGCGTGGGCGGCTTCGTGAAGCAGTATCAGGTGCAGATAGACCCGAATAAATTATCCGCGTACGGGATTACGGTCGATAAGATTATCGATGCCGTCAGGGAGAGCAACAATGACGTGGGGGGCAGGGTGGTCGAGCTTGCGGCGACCGAGTATTTCGTAAGGGGCAGGGGCTACATCGAATCCGTGGAGGATATAGAGAATATCACGGTGGGCACGAACGGAGACGGGACACCCGTATATATCCGTGACTTGGCGAATGTGGAGCTTGGCCCCGACATCAGGAGAGGGCTTGCCGAGCTTGACGGCAAGGGGGAAACCGTGGGCGGAATCGTGGTCATGCGCTACGGGGAGAACGCCCTTCAGGTCATTGAGCACGTAAAGGAAAAGCTTGAAGATATTAAGCCGTCTCTTCCCGAAGGGGTCGAGATAGTTACAGCCTACGACCGGTCCGACCTCATCGAGAGAGCAATAAGGACTCTTAAAACCACCCTGATTGAAGAAATGATTATCGTCAGTTTGATAATAGTCATTTTTCTGCTCCACTTCAGAAGCGCGATAATTCCGATCGTAACGATCCCGATAGGGGTTTTAATGGCGTTCATCCCAATGCACTATATGGGGCTCAACTCGAACATAATGTCTCTCGGCGGAATAGCGATCGCTATAGGGGCTATGGTGGATGCTTCAATAGTAATTATAGAAAATGTCCATAAAAAGCTCGAAAAATGGCAGGCCGAGGGCGAGAAAGGGCAGAGATTCGACGCAGTTCTCGAGGGAATGAAAGGAGTCGGCAGACCTGTCTTCTTTTCCCTTCTGGTAATAACGGTGTCGTTTCTTCCTGTTTTCACTCTCGAATACCAGGAAGGAAGGCTCTTTAAACCGCTCGCGTTCACAAAAACGTTCTCGATGTTTTTCGCCTCGCTGCTGGCAATCACAATCACCCCCGCATTAATAGCGCTTTTGATAAAGGGCAGAGTCAAGCCTGAAGAAAAAAATCCCATAAGCAGATTCCTTATCAGGCTCTATAATCCGGTCGTAACCTTCATTCTCCGCTTCAAAAAGACGGTACTGGTATCTTCGATAGTTGTATTCATTCTGACCGTCTTCCCGTTCATCAAGCTGGGCTCCGAATTCATGCCGCCGCTGAACGAGGGGACCATACTCTACATGCCTACCGCCGTCCCCGGCATGTCGATAACGGAAGCCGCAAAAATTTTACAGATACAGGACAGAATGCTCATGAAGTTCCCGGAGGTCGAAAGGGTATTCGGAAAGATAGGCCGCTCCGAATCCCCGACCGACCCTGCTCCCCTGAGCATGGTGGAGACAGTGGTAACGCTCAAGCCCGAAAGCGAATGGCGCGCCGGGATGACGTGGGACAAGCTCATATCGGAGATGAACCAGACCGTGAAATTCCCGGGTATGGCGAATATATTCTGGATGCCTATACAGACCCGCACCGAAATGCTTACCTCGGGTTTCAGGAGCAACCTGGGCATAAAGATATTCGGCCCGGACCTTAAGACCATAGAAAAAATAGGCATCGATATTGAAACCGCCCTGTCGGGAACACCTGGAACAAGGAGCGTTTTTGCCGAGAGAATCACAGGCGGGTACTTCCTCGATTTCGACATAAAACGGGAGATGATAGCCAGGTACGGTCTCACGGTGGGGGACGTGGAAGACGTTATAGAAACGGCGATCGGAGGCAAAAACATATCCCAGACTGTAGAGGGGCAGGAGAGATATCCGATAAATGTCAGATACGACAGAGAGTTGAGAGACGATATGGATTCAATCGAAAGGGTGCTTGTTGCAACCCCTTCGGGAGCGCAGATTCCCATAGGCCTGCTGGCCGATATTAATTTCAGCTCGGGGCCGCCGGAGATAAGAAACGAGAACGGGCAGAAAGTAGGGTATGTATTCGTCGATGTAGAGGGGAAGGACTACGAAGGATACGTCAAAGAGGCGAAAAAGGTGGTCAGCGAGGAAATCAACCTGCCCCCCGGATATTACCTGGAGTGGGCCGGACAGTATCAATACTTGCTCAGAGTAAAGGAAAGACTCAAATATATTCTGCCCGTTACGGTGTTCATCATATTCCTTCTCCTGTACATGAACTTCAGGTCCGTAACCGAGACCATGATAGTTCTGTTCTCCGTACCGTTCTCCCTCGTGGGAAGCATATGGCTCCTCTACTTGCTCGGTTACAACATGAGCGTTGCGGTATGGGTCGGTATAATCGCCCTTGCGGGACTCGCAGCGGAGACGGGTGTCGTGATGATCATCTACCTGGACGAGGCATATGAAAGGAGAAAAGAGGAAAACAGCATGAACACGGTCGCAGATTTGAACAGCGCTATAACAGAGGGGGCTGTACAGAGGGTAAGACCCAAGATGATGACCGTAGTCACCACGATATTAGCGCTGCTTCCGCTCATGTGGAGCACGGGGACGGGGGCCGACATGATAAAGAGAATAGCTGCGCCGATGGTAGGCGGGCTTATTACCTCCACGATTCTCACCCTGCTGATCATTCCCGTGATCTACGCCATGTGGAAGGGGTCAGTTTTACCGAAAAGATTGAATGAAGAATTGGATTAG